In Populus trichocarpa isolate Nisqually-1 chromosome 7, P.trichocarpa_v4.1, whole genome shotgun sequence, the following proteins share a genomic window:
- the LOC7486033 gene encoding probable methyltransferase PMT19 isoform X2 produces the protein MAKPNPLKHPLLKYFISILLVSLSYILGIYTSSNNSTSPPLQEQKQPLNCHQLNFSLSVLDFESHHTLSLPQEPLRNLQFFNFCPPNFTNYCPCHDPSRETDFTAERFFSRERHCPEPYEKPMCLVPRPAGYKRPFSWPKSRDYAWFKNLPFKELSEVKKTQNWVRLEGDLLVFPGGGTSFRKGVKGYVDEIKRFVPLKSGSIRTVLDVGCGVASFGAHLMDYNILTMSIAPSDKHEAQLQFALERGVPAMLGILSIHRLPFPSRSFDMAHCARCLVPWTKYDGLYLMEIDRVLRPGGYWIFSGPPINWKANYKGSEVGAQELEQEQARLEDLAVRLCWKKVAEKGAIAVWRKPNNHIHCIIKSRIWKSSRFCINSDPDAGWYKKMKPCITPLLNVTDIHDISGGSLEKWSKRLNIAPPRTKSEGISGAAFEGDNQLWKRRVRHYGIILKSLSRGRYRNIMDMNAGIGGFAAALTQYPVWVMNVVPYDAKQNNLSIVYDRGLIGTYMNWCEAFSTYPRTYDLIHAHGVFSMYMDKF, from the exons CAACTTAACTTCTCATTGTCTGTTCTTGACTTTGAATCACACcacacactctctctccctCAAGAACCTCTCAGAAACCTACAATTCTTCAACTTCTGCCCTCCAAACTTCACCAACTACTGTCCTTGCCATGATCCATCAAGAGAAACGGATTTTACTGCCGAAAGATTCTTTAGTAGAGAGAGACATTGCCCTGAACCTTATGAAAAACCAATGTGTTTGGTTCCAAGGCCTGCTGGGTACAAGAGACCGTTTTCATGGCCAAAGAGTAGGGACTACGCTTGGTTCAAGAACCTGCCTTTTAAGGAGCTGAGTGAGGTCAAGAAAACACAGAATTGGGTTAGATTGGAAGGTGATTTGCTGGTTTTTCCAGGTGGTGGGACTTCATTTCGAAAAGGAGTTAAGGGTTATGTTGATGAGATTAAACGTTTTGTGCCTTTGAAATCTGGGAGCATAAGGACCGTTCTTGATGTTGGATGTGGG GTTGCAAGCTTTGGAGCACATTTAATGGATTATAACATCCTCACAATGTCAATAGCGCCAAGTGATAAACATGAAGCTCAATTACAGTTTGCACTGGAAAGAGGAGTTCCAGCCATGCTTGGTATACTTAGCATCCATCGGTTGCCATTCCCTTCAAGATCATTTGATATGGCTCACTGTGCCAGATGCTTGGTTCCATGGACTAAATATG ATGGACTTTACCTCATGGAAATTGACCGTGTGTTGCGTCCTGGTGGTTACTGGATATTTTCTGGACCACCTATAAATTGGAAGGCTAATTACAAGGGGTCAGAGGTGGGAGCTCAGGAGTTGGAGCAAGAGCAAGCAAGGTTGGAAGATCTTGCTGTGCGACTGTGCTGGAAGAAAGTTGCAGAGAAGGGAGCAATTGCTGTGTGGAGAAAACCAAATAACCACATTCACTGCATCATAAAGTCGAGGATTTGGAAATCTTCCCGGTTTTGTATTAACAGCGATCCTGATGCTGGTTG GTATAAAAAGATGAAACCATGTATTACTCCTCTTCTAAATGTAACAGATATCCACGACATCTCAGGGGGTTCTCTTGAAAAATGGTCCAAAAGGTTGAATATTGCTCCTCCTAGGACTAAAAGTGAAGGAATTTCAGGTGCGGCCTTCGAAGGAGATAATCAGTTATGGAAAAGAAGAGTTAGACACTATGGGATCATACTCAAATCTCTCTCCAGAGGCAGATACAGAAACATAATGGATATGAATGCTGGCATAGGAGGTTTCGCTGCAGCACTGACTCAATATCCAGTTTGGGTAATGAATGTAGTACCTTATGATGCTAAACAGAACAACCTTAGCATTGTGTACGATCGTGGCCTCATTGGAACATACATGAATTG GTGTGAAGCCTTCTCAACATACCCTCGGACGTACGACTTGATACATGCTCATGGTGTATTCAGCATGTATATGGACAA ATTTTGA
- the LOC7486032 gene encoding pentatricopeptide repeat-containing protein At1g06710, mitochondrial produces the protein MKRRVLTKLLSHLNPYLSSRKSKPLSLSSFHSQSYKLSSQNPKIQRQNSTFITTRFTSTSPSDNLEGLVDPNDPFLQVESRVEAFSSEEFAILRDSLLSPSEDRQRFDLGKCSNEATLIANVILNNNDGFGNQTLKLLREHREKLNPNLVVEVLNIVKIPELCVNFFIWAGRQIGYYHTLPVYNALLEILESSSNNSIDRVPEKFLREIMDDDKQVLGKLLNVLIRKCCQNGLWNAALEELGRLKDFGYKPSRLTYNALVQVFLRAERLDTAYLVHREMSTMGYRMDEFTLGCFAHSLCKSGKWREALSLLEKEEFVPDTVLYTKMISGLCEASLFEEAMDFLTRMRASSCLPNVLTYRILLCGCLNKEKLGRCKRILSMMITEGCYPSPRIFNSLVHAYCRSGDYAYAYKLLKKMVQCGCQPGYVVYNILIGGICSSEEPGKDVLDLAEKAYGEMLEAGVVLNKVNISNFSRCLCGIGKFEKAYNVIREMMSKGFIPDTSTYSKVIGYLCNASKVEKAFQLFQEMKRNGIAPDVYVYTTLIDSFCKAGFIEQARNWFDEMERDGCAPNVVTYTALIHAYLKSRKVSKANEVYEMMLSKGCTPNIVTYTALIDGLCKAGKIEKASQIYKIMKKENVEIPDVDMHFRVVDGASNEPNVFTYGALVDGLCKAYQVKEARDLLKSMSVEGCEPNHVVYDALIDGCCKAGKLDEAQEVFTTMLECGYDPNVYTYSSLIDRLFKDKRLDLALKVLSKMLENSCAPNVVIYTEMIDGLCKVGKTDEAYKLMVMMEEKGCNPNVVTYTAMIDGFGKAGRVEKCLELLRQMSSKGCAPNFVTYRVLINHCCSTGLLDEAHKLLEEMKQTYWPRHVAGYRKVIEGFNREFIASLYLSFEISENDSVPVAPVYRVLIDNFIKAGRLEIALELNEELSSFSPFSAANQNIHITLIENLSLAHKADKAFELYADMISRGSIPELSILVHLIKGLLRVNRWEEALQLLDSICQMDIHWVQEQETARTS, from the exons atgaaaaggagGGTCTTAACCAAACTCCTTTCTCACTTAAATCCTTATCTTTCCTCTCGTAAATCAAAACCCCTTTCCCTTTCATCATTTCACTCTCAAAGTTACAAACTTTCCAGCCAAAATCCCAAAATTCAACGCCAAAACTCAACCTTTATAACTACCAGATTCACCTCCACCTCTCCAAGTGACAATCTTGAAGGACTGGTTGATCCAAATGACCCTTTTTTGCAAGTGGAATCGCGGGTCGAGGCCTTTTCTAGCGAAGAATTCGCAATTTTACGCGATTCTTTGTTAAGTCCTAGTGAAGATAGGCAAAGATTTGATCTTGGTAAGTGTTCAAATGAAGCTACTTTGATTGCAAATGtgattttgaataataatgATGGGTTTGGGAACCAGACCCTGAAATTGTTAAGAGAGCATAGGGAGAAATTGAATCCAAATTTGGTTGTTGAGGTTTTGAATATAGTTAAAATCCCTGAAttgtgtgttaatttttttatttgggctGGTAGGCAAATTGGGTATTATCACACTTTGCCCGTGTACAATGCTTTGTTAGAGATATTAGaaagtagtagtaataatagtatTGATAGAGTACCAGAGAAATTTTTGCGTGAAATTATGGATGATGACAAGCAAGTGTTAGGGAAGTTGCTCAATGTATTGATTCGTAAATGTTGTCAAAATGGGTTGTGGAATGCTGCATTGGAGGAGTTAGGTAGGCTAAAGGATTTTGGGTATAAGCCGTCAAGGTTGACTTATAATGCTTTGGTTCAGGTGTTTTTAAGAGCTGAGAGATTAGATACTGCATATTTGGTTCATAGGGAGATGTCAACTATGGGGTATAGAATGGATGAGTTTACTTTGGGCTGTTTTGCGCATTCCCTTTGTAAATCAGGAAAGTGGAGAGAAGCCTTGTCGTTACTAGAGAAGGAAGAATTTGTGCCTGATACAGTGCTTTATACGAAGATGATATCAGGGTTATGTGAAGCTTCGCTTTTTGAAGAAGCTATGGATTTTTTGACCAGGATGCGGGCTAGTTCTTGCCTTCCTAATGTTTTGACATATAGGATTTTGCTTTGTGGGTGTTTGAATAAGGAAAAACTTGGTAGATGTAAGAGAATTCTTAGTATGATGATCACAGAGGGCTGTTATCCCAGTCCTAGGATATTTAATTCTCTTGTTCATGCTTATTGCAGATCTGGAGATTATGCTTATGCCTATAAGTTGCTAAAGAAAATGGTGCAATGTGGGTGCCAGCCAGGTTATGTGGTTTACAATATATTGATTGGTGGTATTTGTAGCAGCGAGGAGCCAGGCAAGGATGTGCTAGACTTGGCTGAGAAAGCCTATGGTGAAATGCTTGAAGCAGGGGTTGTACTAAATAAGGTCAACATCAGCAATTTTTCTCGATGTCTTTGTGGGATTGGAAAATTTGAGAAGGCATATAATGTTATCCGTGAAATGATGAGTAAGGGTTTTATACCTGATACCAGTACTTATTCAAAAGTGATTGGTTATTTGTGCAATGCATCCAAAGTAGAGAAGGCTTTTCAATTGtttcaagaaatgaaaaggaatggTATTGCTCCAGACGTGTATGTATATACTACACTAATTGATAGTTTTTGTAAAGCTGGTTTTATAGAACAGGCTCGCAACTGGTTTGATGAAATGGAAAGAGATGGTTGTGCCCCAAATGTTGTGACTTATACTGCTCTTATACATGCTTACCTTAAATCTAGGAAGGTGTCTAAGGCAAATGAAGTTTATGAGATGATGCTGTCCAAAGGCTGTACTCCTAATATTGTCACGTATACAGCTTTAATCGATGGTCTATGTAAAGCAGGGAAGATTGAAAAAGCTAGCCAGATttacaaaataatgaaaaaggaaaatgtgGAGATCCCAGATGTTGATATGCATTTCAGGGTTGTTGATGGTGCTTCAAATGAACCAAATGTCTTTACATATGGAGCTCTGGTTGATGGTTTGTGCAAAGCCTATCAGGTCAAAGAGGCACGGGATTTGCTAAAATCTATGTCAGTGGAAGGTTGTGAGCCAAACCATGTCGTATATGATGCCCTTATAGATGGATGTTGCAAGGCTGGCAAGCTGGACGAAGCACAAGAAGTGTTTACTACGATGTTGGAGTGTGGGTATGACCCAAATGTATATACTTACAGCTCTTTGATTGATAGGTTGTTTAAGGATAAACGGTTAGATCTTGCCTTGAAAGTCTTGTCCAAAATGCTAGAAAATTCATGTGCTCCCAATGTTGTTATTTACACCGAGATGATTGACGGCCTCTGCAAAGTCGGAAAGACAGATGAAGCTTACAAGCTTATGGTTATGATGGAAGAAAAAGGATGTAATCCAAATGTCGTAACTTATACTGCAATGATTGATGGCTTTGGAAAAGCAGGGAGAGTTGAAAAATGCCTTGAGCTGTTGCGACAAATGAGTTCCAAGGGCTGTGCTCCAAATTTTGTGACCTATAGGGTTTTGATAAACCACTGCTGTTCTACTGGCCTTTTAGATGAGGCTCACAAACTTTTAGAAGAGATGAAACAGACATACTGGCCAAGACATGTAGCAGGTTATCGTAAAGTCATTGAAGGTTTCAATCGTGAATTTATAGCTTCTCTTTATCTTTCATTTGAGATAAGTGAGAATGATTCAGTGCCAGTTGCTCCAGTTTATAGAGTCctgattgataattttatcaaGGCTGGAAGACTAGAGATTGCTCTTGAGCTGAATGAAGAGCTCTCATCATTTTCACCATTTTCCGCTGCCAATCAGAATATACACATTACTTTGATTGAGAATCTGTCACTTGCACATAAAGCTGATAAGGCTTTTGAGTTGTATGCGGACATGATCAGTAGGGGCAGTATTCCAGAGCTAAGCATTTTAGTTCACCTTATTAAAGGACTACTCAGAGTCAACAGATGGGAAGAAGCCTTGCAACTGTTAGATAGCATATGTCAAAtg GATATCCACTGGGTCCAAGAACAAGAAACTGCTCGTACAAGTTAG
- the LOC7486033 gene encoding probable methyltransferase PMT19 isoform X1 codes for MAKPNPLKHPLLKYFISILLVSLSYILGIYTSSNNSTSPPLQEQKQPLNCHQLNFSLSVLDFESHHTLSLPQEPLRNLQFFNFCPPNFTNYCPCHDPSRETDFTAERFFSRERHCPEPYEKPMCLVPRPAGYKRPFSWPKSRDYAWFKNLPFKELSEVKKTQNWVRLEGDLLVFPGGGTSFRKGVKGYVDEIKRFVPLKSGSIRTVLDVGCGVASFGAHLMDYNILTMSIAPSDKHEAQLQFALERGVPAMLGILSIHRLPFPSRSFDMAHCARCLVPWTKYDGLYLMEIDRVLRPGGYWIFSGPPINWKANYKGSEVGAQELEQEQARLEDLAVRLCWKKVAEKGAIAVWRKPNNHIHCIIKSRIWKSSRFCINSDPDAGWYKKMKPCITPLLNVTDIHDISGGSLEKWSKRLNIAPPRTKSEGISGAAFEGDNQLWKRRVRHYGIILKSLSRGRYRNIMDMNAGIGGFAAALTQYPVWVMNVVPYDAKQNNLSIVYDRGLIGTYMNWCEAFSTYPRTYDLIHAHGVFSMYMDKCSILDILLEMHRILRPEGAVIIRDHVDIIVEVKGIAEKMKWNGRILHSENGAFHPEKILLIDTCC; via the exons CAACTTAACTTCTCATTGTCTGTTCTTGACTTTGAATCACACcacacactctctctccctCAAGAACCTCTCAGAAACCTACAATTCTTCAACTTCTGCCCTCCAAACTTCACCAACTACTGTCCTTGCCATGATCCATCAAGAGAAACGGATTTTACTGCCGAAAGATTCTTTAGTAGAGAGAGACATTGCCCTGAACCTTATGAAAAACCAATGTGTTTGGTTCCAAGGCCTGCTGGGTACAAGAGACCGTTTTCATGGCCAAAGAGTAGGGACTACGCTTGGTTCAAGAACCTGCCTTTTAAGGAGCTGAGTGAGGTCAAGAAAACACAGAATTGGGTTAGATTGGAAGGTGATTTGCTGGTTTTTCCAGGTGGTGGGACTTCATTTCGAAAAGGAGTTAAGGGTTATGTTGATGAGATTAAACGTTTTGTGCCTTTGAAATCTGGGAGCATAAGGACCGTTCTTGATGTTGGATGTGGG GTTGCAAGCTTTGGAGCACATTTAATGGATTATAACATCCTCACAATGTCAATAGCGCCAAGTGATAAACATGAAGCTCAATTACAGTTTGCACTGGAAAGAGGAGTTCCAGCCATGCTTGGTATACTTAGCATCCATCGGTTGCCATTCCCTTCAAGATCATTTGATATGGCTCACTGTGCCAGATGCTTGGTTCCATGGACTAAATATG ATGGACTTTACCTCATGGAAATTGACCGTGTGTTGCGTCCTGGTGGTTACTGGATATTTTCTGGACCACCTATAAATTGGAAGGCTAATTACAAGGGGTCAGAGGTGGGAGCTCAGGAGTTGGAGCAAGAGCAAGCAAGGTTGGAAGATCTTGCTGTGCGACTGTGCTGGAAGAAAGTTGCAGAGAAGGGAGCAATTGCTGTGTGGAGAAAACCAAATAACCACATTCACTGCATCATAAAGTCGAGGATTTGGAAATCTTCCCGGTTTTGTATTAACAGCGATCCTGATGCTGGTTG GTATAAAAAGATGAAACCATGTATTACTCCTCTTCTAAATGTAACAGATATCCACGACATCTCAGGGGGTTCTCTTGAAAAATGGTCCAAAAGGTTGAATATTGCTCCTCCTAGGACTAAAAGTGAAGGAATTTCAGGTGCGGCCTTCGAAGGAGATAATCAGTTATGGAAAAGAAGAGTTAGACACTATGGGATCATACTCAAATCTCTCTCCAGAGGCAGATACAGAAACATAATGGATATGAATGCTGGCATAGGAGGTTTCGCTGCAGCACTGACTCAATATCCAGTTTGGGTAATGAATGTAGTACCTTATGATGCTAAACAGAACAACCTTAGCATTGTGTACGATCGTGGCCTCATTGGAACATACATGAATTG GTGTGAAGCCTTCTCAACATACCCTCGGACGTACGACTTGATACATGCTCATGGTGTATTCAGCATGTATATGGACAA GTGCAGCATTCTCGATATCCTTCTGGAGATGCACCGGATTCTTCGTCCAGAAGGAGCTGTTATAATAAGAGATCACGTTGACATCATTGTTGAAGTGAAAGGTATTGCAGAAAAGATGAAATGGAATGGCAGGATTTTACACAGTGAAAATGGAGCTTTCCACCCAGAGAAAATACTATTGATTGACACTTGTTGTTAG